From a single Lolium rigidum isolate FL_2022 chromosome 7, APGP_CSIRO_Lrig_0.1, whole genome shotgun sequence genomic region:
- the LOC124675988 gene encoding low molecular mass early light-inducible protein HV90, chloroplastic-like, whose protein sequence is MATMTMAMTSFAGAAVGLQGAGGRFAACSPVLALRRRAAVVRAQADEPSAPPTNKPKAGTSIWDALAFSGPAPERINGRLAMVGFVTALAVEAGRGDGLLSQLGSGTGQAWFAYTVAVLSVASLVPLLQGESAEGRAGAIMNANAELWNGRFAMLGLVALAATEIVTGAPFINV, encoded by the coding sequence ATGGCGACCATGACGATGGCCATGACCTCGTTCGCCGGTGCCGCGGTTGGGCTTCAGGGAGCAGGCGGCCGCTTCGCTGCCTGCTCCCCGGTTCTTGCGCTGCGCCGACGCGCCGCTGTCGTCAGGGCCCAGGCCGACGAGCCGAGCGCTCCACCAACCAACAAGCCCAAGGCGGGGACCTcgatctgggacgcgctggcgttcAGTGGCCCCGCGCCAGAGCGCATCAACGGGCGGCTCGCCATGGTGGGCTTCGTGACGGCGCTGGCCGTCGAGGCGGGGCGCGGCGACGGGCTCCTGTCGCAGTTGGGCAGCGGCACCGGCCAGGCGTGGTTCGCGTACACTGTGGCGGTGCTGTCCGTGGCGTCGCTGGTGCCGCTGCTCCAGGGCGAGAGCGCCGAGGGCAGGGCCGGGGCCATCATGAATGCCAATGCCGAGCTTTGGAATGGCCGTTTTGCCATGCTCGGCCTCGTTGCGCTCGCCGCCACCGAGATCGTCACGGGCGCGCCCTTCATTAACGTGTAA